CGATAATCAGGTTTCTGCGTTTTTCCTCTATCTATTGACGTGAACTTGTTTTTTTACCTGATCTCTTCTATTTTAGAGTTTCAGGCATCCGTCTCGTACTACTTCTTTTGTCTATTGTAATGTTGTCAATGATCGATACATCGCTTTGCGACCCATACGGGATTTTTAAAAGCGAAAGTGGTGCAAAGATAATACTTTTTTAATTCCACCTCCAAATTTTTTCAGACTTTTTTTCAAACTTTTTTCAATCTGTACCTGTTCTCAATTATTGAGCCTGATATCGCTTTGGGTGTGCAAAAATATAACTTTGGAAGATAACTCGAGCTTATTCAGGACGATTAATACTCCTTTTCTTTTCAACAACACCTGTTCATATCTTGTTAATTAGCTGGTATTCTATATATAAACAAATGAATATGGATTAGTTATTATAAATTTTAACCTCGATACTTCGAAAGACAAAAACGAAAAATGTATCTTTGTTTCATTCCAACAAAAAGCCCTATGCAATTTAAATCATTTCTGATATCACTATTCCTTTTTTACGCATATTGCATTCAAAATACGATCGCACAAGAATATACAAATGCTGATAAAGAGAAAATAGTTTCGATTCTAAAAAAATATTCAGATAAAAATGAAACACCCTCGATGCTTTCTTTAGGGAAAGAATTTATAGGTACCCATTATGCCGGAGGTACTCTCGATCATAACAATATAGAGAAGTTAACAATTAATGTTCGAGACCTCGATTGCACGACATTCGTAGAAACTGTTGCCGCATTATACCTCACCACACTGGAGAAAAGCGCATCATTTAGAGATTTCTCACAAAATCTACAAACTTTACGTTACCGGAACGGTGAAATAAATGAATATCCATCGAGATTACATTATTTCAGCGATTGGATTGCGGACAATGAAAAAAAGAACCTGCTGAAAGAAATTACCCCCGAACACAGTTCGGATACATTACTCCTAAATTTGTATTTTATGAGTAAAAATGCCGATAAATACCCTCAATTAGCTCAAAATAATCGATTTATCAATCAAATAAAGAATCAAGAAAAAGCGCTGAGAGGAAAACGGGTTTATTACCTTCCGAAAACTAAAATGAAACCTGAAAATTTATCTTGGATAAAAAACGGCGATATTATCGCTATTACTACTTCAAAACCCGGACTTGACATCACACACGTAGGTATTGCCTGTTATGTAAAAGGAGAATTACATTTATTACACGCTTCATGGGGACAGAAAAAAGTTATCATAGAACCGGTCTCTCTAAAAAATCAATTAAAAAGAAATACGACACAAACAGGAATAAGAGTTATTAGGGTAGCTAAGAAAAAACTACAAAATTAAATACAAACTATGTCCAATTACAATCTTAAAAAATAAGAGGCCATCTAATTCTGCAAAATTTTAGATGGCCCCTATTCATTAAAAGAATTACACCTCCACGATCATCAAACATTCACAACAAAAAAAATTCACACATATTCAATAACCATCTCATTTATATCTTCTTAACATCAATTTTCAAGTATAAACTTTGATTATCGAACTTACCGGAGAACTTTATTTTTGTTGATCATAATCTTAGAATTTTTTATACCTTAGTATCGCAAAATATTTTTACAATATATAAAACCTTATTTTACTGGATTTTGTTCGGAAAGCCACATAAATTTATGTTCAATATCGCACATAAATGTTCATTTACGCACACTACAAAAATAAAAATCCGGCAGTATTATCCTTATTATTAGAAGCTTAAAAAGCTGGCATATAAATTGAGATTTTATCACTAAAATGCATAAATATTTTTTATCATGATAAAAACGATCGACCTGCAAAAAACTTTTCGAACAGAAGAAATAGAGACCTTGGCATTACATAATGTAAATATAGAAGTGAATGACGGGGAATTTATTGCAGTGATGGGACCTTCGGGATGCGGAAAATCTACCTTACTTAATATCCTCGGTCTGCTCGACAACCCGACCAGAGGCAGTTATTATCTCAACGGCATCGACGTGTCAAAATTTTCAGAAGTTCAAAGAACAAAACTACGAAAAGGCATGATAGGCTTCGTATTCCAAAACTTCAACCTTATCGAAGAACTCAATGTCTACGAAAATATAGAACTACCGCTGCTATATATGGGAATATCTGCTATCGAACGAAAACAAAAAATCGAGCAAGCGATGGACAGAATGGCAATCTCTCACAGAAAAAAACATTTTCCTCAACAATTATCAGGAGGTCAACAGCAACGGGTAGCCATTGCCCGAGCCGTAGTTACACGTCCAAAACTTATACTCGCCGATGAGCCCACAGGAAATCTCGATTCAAAAAATGGGACAGAAGTAATGGCGTTACTCAGCGAACTCAATAAAGAAGGAACCACAATTATTATGGTTACTCACTCTCAGCATGACGCAGAATACGCATCCCGCA
The sequence above is a segment of the Coprobacter tertius genome. Coding sequences within it:
- a CDS encoding N-acetylmuramoyl-L-alanine amidase-like domain-containing protein, which encodes MQFKSFLISLFLFYAYCIQNTIAQEYTNADKEKIVSILKKYSDKNETPSMLSLGKEFIGTHYAGGTLDHNNIEKLTINVRDLDCTTFVETVAALYLTTLEKSASFRDFSQNLQTLRYRNGEINEYPSRLHYFSDWIADNEKKNLLKEITPEHSSDTLLLNLYFMSKNADKYPQLAQNNRFINQIKNQEKALRGKRVYYLPKTKMKPENLSWIKNGDIIAITTSKPGLDITHVGIACYVKGELHLLHASWGQKKVIIEPVSLKNQLKRNTTQTGIRVIRVAKKKLQN
- a CDS encoding ABC transporter ATP-binding protein; this translates as MIKTIDLQKTFRTEEIETLALHNVNIEVNDGEFIAVMGPSGCGKSTLLNILGLLDNPTRGSYYLNGIDVSKFSEVQRTKLRKGMIGFVFQNFNLIEELNVYENIELPLLYMGISAIERKQKIEQAMDRMAISHRKKHFPQQLSGGQQQRVAIARAVVTRPKLILADEPTGNLDSKNGTEVMALLSELNKEGTTIIMVTHSQHDAEYASRIVNLFDGEIVTEIEM